The genomic stretch GCCAGCTGGCGGTCGCACTGGAACGGGCGTTTGCGGTCGAGACGGTGCGGGCCATTGTGCTGACCGGGAGCGGGAGCGTGTTCTGCAGCGGCGCAGACCTGCGGGAGCAGCTAGCCGCCAACGAGGCGGCTGGCCCGGGGGGCGGGGGACTGCCGGCGATTATCCGGATGATCCGTTCCGGGCCGAAGCCGGTGGTGGCGCGGGTGAACGGGCACGCGCGGGCCGGGGGCATCGGGCTGATCGCGGCGGCGGACATCGCAATCGCGCCCGAGACGGCGACCTTCGCGTTCAGCGAGGTTCGCATCGGGGTGGTGCCGGCGATCATCGCGGTGCCGATCATGGAGCGGGTGGGACGGACGGCGGCGAGCGACCTGTTTCTCACGGGACGCCAGTTCGACGGGACGACGGCGGCGTCGATCGGACTGATCGCCCGGGCGGTGCCGGCCGAGGAGCTCGACGGCGCAGTGGAGGAGTGTGTTGGGGCGCTCCGGCTTGCGAGCCCGGCCGCGCTTGCCGCGTGCAAGGAGCTCATCCGCACGGTCCCGGCGATGACGTTCGAGGAGGCGCTGGACTGGGCAGCGGCGTTTTCGGCGCGGCTGTTCCAGGGCGAGGATGCCCGCGAGGGCATGGCAGCATTCCTGGAGAAGCGCAAACCGCGCTGGCAGGCGGAGTGACGTATGCGGCAACGTGGGGAAGCACCGGCTCGTATCGCGAACTGTTCCGGGTTCTACGGAGACCGGCTGTCGGCGGCCCGGGAGATGGTCGAGGGCGGCCCGATCGATTTCCTGACGGGCGACTACCTTGCGGAGCTGACGCTCCTTATCCTCTGGAAGGCGCGGCAGAAGGACCCGAACGCGGGGTACGCCGCGACCTTTCTCCGGCAGCTGGAGGAGGTGCTTGGGACCTGCCTCGAACGGGGCATCCGGATCGTTACGAACGCCGGCGGGCTGAACCCGGCGGGCATGGCGATGCGGGTCCGGCAAATCTGCGACCGGCTGGGGCTGCAGGCAAGGGTCATGCACATCGAGGGGGACGACCTTCTGCCGCGTCTGCCGTCGCTGCTGGAGCGGGAGCCGCTCGCGCACATGGATACGGGGCAGCCGCTGCGCGAGGCGGGGATTCAGCCAGTGGCCGCCAACGCGTACCTGGGCGCCTGGGGCATTGTTGAGGCGCTGGAGGCGGGCGCCGACATCGTCATTTGCCCGCGGGTGACCGATGCTTCGCTCGTGGTTGGGCCGGCGGCCTGGTGGTACGGCTGGAAGCGGGACGACTGGGACCGCCTGGCGGGAGCCGTCGCGGCGGGGCACATCATCGAGTGCGGGGCGCAGGCGACGGGCGGCAACTACGCCTTCTTCCAGGAGGTGCCGGGGCTCGAGCACCCGGGCTTCCCCATTGCCGAGGTGGCCGAGGACGGGTCGAGCGTGATCACGAAGCACCCGGGCACCGGAGGGCTGGTCTCCGTTGGGACCGTTACGGCGCAGCTCCTCTACGAAATCGGCGAGGCACGGTACCTGAACCCGGATGTCGTGACCCGCTTCGACACGATCCGGCTGGAGCAGGAAGGACGTGACCGCGTACGGGTGTGGGGGACCCGGGGCGAACCCGCGCCGGCGACCACCAAGGTCTGCATCAACTACGTCGGAGGGTACCGGAACTCGGTCACGTTTGTGCTGACGGGACTGGACATCGAGGAGAAAGCGGACCTTGCGCTGCGGTCGCTCTTTGCGGGCATCGGCGGGCGCGAGGCGTTCGAACAGGTGGATGTCCAGCTGGTCCGCACGGACCGGCCCGACCCGCCATCGAACGAGCTTGCCAGCGCGATGCTGCGGGTGACGGTGAAGGACCGCGACCCGGCAAAGGTGGGGCGGGCGTTTTCGAACGCGGCGATCGAGCTGGCGCTGGCGAACTATCCCGGCTTTTATGTCACCGCGCCGCCGGGATCCGAAGATGCCTACGGGGTGTACTGGCCGGCGCTCGTCCCGCGCTCGGAGGTACAGGAGGTGGTGGTGACCGACGACGGGCGCACCATCCCGGTGACGCAGCCCCCTTCAGGGGAAGCGTCCGCCCTGGTTGGGGCGCCGGCGCCGGTGCGCGCTCCGCGCGGCCCGACCGTGCGGGTGCCGCTGGGGCTCGTCTTCGGCGCGCGGTCGGGGGACAAGGGCGGAAATGCGAACGTCGGGGTATGGGCGCGCAGCGACGCCGGCTACGCGTGGCTGGCGGAGTTCCTGACGGAGGACCGGCTGCGCGACCTGATTCCGGAGGCGCGGCCGCTCCGGGTCACCCGCGTACTGCTACCGAACCTGCGGGCGATAAATTTCGTGATTCACGGGCTGCTCGGGGAGGGGGTCGCGGCATCGACGCGGCAGGACCCGCAGGCGAAGAGCCTCGGCGAGTATCTGCGCGCTCGGGTGGTGGAGCTGCCGGCGCGGCTGCTCGCCGACGTCCCCGAGCCGGCAGCCAGCCGGAACGCCTGACACACGCTTCGAAAATCGGAGGAGGTCCACCTGCGATGGCGCGCTTCACCGCCGAACACCAGTTATTCCGCCAGACGGTCCGCGAGTTCGTCGAGAAGGAGATCAACCCGTACGCCGATGAGTGGGAGGCGGCCGGGACATTCCCCGCTCATGAGCTGTTCCGGAAGGCCGGGAGCCTTGGATTGCTTGGAGTGGAGTATGACCCGGCCTACGGCGGCGGCGGCGCCGACCACTGGTACACGGTGGTGCTCGGTGAGGAGCTCGGGAGGGCTGACTGCGGTGGCGTGCCGATGGCGATCAACGTGCAAACCGACATGGCGACGCCCGCGCTGGCGAAGCACGGTTCGCACGAACTGAAGAAGGCGTACCTGGAGCCGGCGCTGCGGGGCGAGCTGGTGGCTTCGATTGCGGTGACGGAGCCGGACGCCGGCTCCGACGTGGCGAGCATCAAGACAACAGCACGCCGTGACGGCGACGAGTACG from Tepidiforma thermophila encodes the following:
- a CDS encoding enoyl-CoA hydratase-related protein, coding for MADLVRYAEDRGIATVTLDSPENRNALSTALVGQLAVALERAFAVETVRAIVLTGSGSVFCSGADLREQLAANEAAGPGGGGLPAIIRMIRSGPKPVVARVNGHARAGGIGLIAAADIAIAPETATFAFSEVRIGVVPAIIAVPIMERVGRTAASDLFLTGRQFDGTTAASIGLIARAVPAEELDGAVEECVGALRLASPAALAACKELIRTVPAMTFEEALDWAAAFSARLFQGEDAREGMAAFLEKRKPRWQAE
- a CDS encoding acyclic terpene utilization AtuA family protein, whose amino-acid sequence is MRQRGEAPARIANCSGFYGDRLSAAREMVEGGPIDFLTGDYLAELTLLILWKARQKDPNAGYAATFLRQLEEVLGTCLERGIRIVTNAGGLNPAGMAMRVRQICDRLGLQARVMHIEGDDLLPRLPSLLEREPLAHMDTGQPLREAGIQPVAANAYLGAWGIVEALEAGADIVICPRVTDASLVVGPAAWWYGWKRDDWDRLAGAVAAGHIIECGAQATGGNYAFFQEVPGLEHPGFPIAEVAEDGSSVITKHPGTGGLVSVGTVTAQLLYEIGEARYLNPDVVTRFDTIRLEQEGRDRVRVWGTRGEPAPATTKVCINYVGGYRNSVTFVLTGLDIEEKADLALRSLFAGIGGREAFEQVDVQLVRTDRPDPPSNELASAMLRVTVKDRDPAKVGRAFSNAAIELALANYPGFYVTAPPGSEDAYGVYWPALVPRSEVQEVVVTDDGRTIPVTQPPSGEASALVGAPAPVRAPRGPTVRVPLGLVFGARSGDKGGNANVGVWARSDAGYAWLAEFLTEDRLRDLIPEARPLRVTRVLLPNLRAINFVIHGLLGEGVAASTRQDPQAKSLGEYLRARVVELPARLLADVPEPAASRNA